From the genome of Streptomyces sp. NBC_01304:
TCCTCGCCGAACGCGCGGGCTTCCTCTCCGAGCTGGCCGAGCAGGGCGACCTCGCGGGCATCCACTTCGAGGGCCCCTTCATCTCGCCGTGCCGCAAGGGCGCCCACGACGAGACCCTGCTGCGCGACCCCGACCCGGCCGACGTGCGCAAGCTGATGGACGCGGCGCGCGGCCAGGCCCGGATGTTCACGCTTGCCACCGAGATGCGCGGCGGCATCGACTCGGTGCGCCTGCTGGCCGAGCACGGCGTGATCGCCGCGATCGGGCACACGGACGCGACGTACGAGCAGACCGTGGAGGCCATCGACGCGGGCGCCACCGTCGCCACGCACCTCTTCAACGCGATGCCGCACCTGGAGCACCGCACCCCGGGCCCGATCGCCGCCCTCCTGGAGGACGAGCGGGTCACCGTCGAGCTGATCAACGACGGCACGCACCTGCACCCCGCCGCCTTCCAGCTGGCCTTCCACCACGCGGGCGCCAAGCGGGTCGCCCTGATCACCGACGCGATGGACGCGGCCGGCTTCGGCGACGGCGAGTACATGCTCGGCCCGCTCGCCGTCGAGGTGAAGGACTCCGTGGCCCGCCTCGTCACCGAGGACGGGACCCCCGGCTCCATCGCGGGCTCCACGCTCACCCTGGACCGCGCCTTCAAGCGCGCGGCCACGATCGACAAGCTGCCGGTCGAGTCGATCGTCCAGGCGATCTCGGTGAACCCGGCGAAGCTGCTCGGCGCCTATGACCGGATCGGTTCCCTCGAACCCGGCAAGGACGCCGACCTGGTGGTCCTGGACTCCGAGTTCGCCCTCGTCGGCGTCATGCGCAAGGGCGAATGGGTTATTGAGCCCCAACTTGGGTGATTTAGGCGTACGTTGCTGAGCAGGCGGTTGGTCCGGAGGTCTGGGCCAGCCGCCTTCTCTTTGGCATGATCAGCTCCGGCACGCGCACCTATTGTTGGTCATCCGGGGGTGGAACCCGTGATTCTCACGGTCACGCTGAACACCGCCCTGGACCTCACCTATCGCGTCCCGCGCCTCACGGCCCACTCCTCGCACCGCGTCACCGACGTCACCGAGCGCCCCGGCGGCAAGGGCCTCAACGTGGCCCGGGTGCTCGCCTCGCTCGGCCACGAGGCGACGGTCTGCGGCTTCGCGGGCGGCTCGACCGGCCGGGTCCTGAGCGAGCAGCTCGCCGCCTTCGCCGGCATCCGGGACGCGCTGACCCCGTGCGCGGGCGCCACCCGCCGCACGATCGCCGTCGTGGACGACGCCACCGGCGACACGACCCAGCTCAACGAACCCGGCCCGCTGGTCTCGGCCGCCGAGTGGCGGACCTTCCTCACCTCGTACGAGGAACTCCTGCGCGGCGCCTCCGCGGTGGCCCTGTGCGGCAGCCTGCCGCCGGGGGTCCCGGTCGGCGCGTACGCCCATCTCATACGTGCCGCGCGCACGGTCGGCGTCCCGGTCCTGCTCGACACGAGCGGCGAACCGCTGCGGCGCGGGATCGCCGCCCGCCCCGACATCGTCAAGCCGAACGCGGACGAGCTGGCCGAACTCACGGGCTCCCACGACCCCTTGCAGGCCACGCGGGACGCCCGGCGTCGCGGGGCCCATGCGGTGGTTGCCTCGCTCGGCCCCGGAGGGCTGCTCGCGGCGACCCCCGACGGGGCTTGGCGGGTGGCCCCGCCGGCCCGGGTGCAGGGCAATCCGACGGGTGCCGGTGACTCGGCGGTGGCGGGTCTGCTGGCCGGCCTGGTCGAGGGCGAGCCCTGGCCGGCCCGACTGGCCCGCGCGGTCGCCCTGTCGGTGGCGACCGTACTGGCGCCTGCGGCGGGCGAGTTCGACGCGTCGGCGTACGCGGAGCTGCTGGCTCAGATTTCTTCCTTCCCCACCCCGCCCCTTCCCGAAAGTCCTGCGGACGGCTCAAAGGATGTCCTCAAACGCCGGACGGGCTGATTTGCCAGGACTGACGTATCAGGGCTCATCAATCAGCCCGTCCGGCGTTTGAGGACACCGCCCGAAGGGCGGAAGGCTCCGCAGGATTTCGGGAAGGGGCGGGGTGGGGAAACAAAACGGAACTGGGGAGCAACGTGCCACTCGTAAACACCGCTGAGCTCATAGCGGCAGCGCAGGCCGCAGGCCAGGGAATCGCCGCCTTCAACGTGATCACACTGGAGCACGCCGAAGCCATCGCCGAAGGCGCCGCCCGGGCAGGCAGGCCCGCGATCCTGCAAATCTCCGAGAACGCCGTGAAGTTCCACGGCGGCAACCTGTCCCCGATAGCCGCAGCCACCGCAGCCGTCGCCCGCGCCTCAAAGGCAAGGCTCTCCCTCCACCTCGACCACGTCGAATCCGTCGACCTCCTCCGCCAGGCCCACCCCGCAGGGTTCAGCTCCGCCATGTTCGACGCGTCGAAGCTGACCTACGGCGACAACGTCAAGGCCACGGCGGAAGCCGTACGTTGGGGCCACGAGCGCGGCATCTGGATCGAGGCCGAACTCGGCAAGGTCGGCGGCAAGGAGGGCGAGCCCCCGCTCGACGCCCACGCGCCCGGCGTCCGCACCGACCCGGCCGAGGCGGCGGCGTACGTCCGGGACACCGGCGTGGACGCCCTCGCCGTGGCGGTCGGCTCCTCGCACGCCATGACGGAACGTACGGCGGCCCTGGACCACGAGTTGATCGCCGCACTCAAGACGGCCGTCCCCGTCCCGCTCGTGCTGCACGGCTCAAGTGGCGTACCGGACAAGGAGATACGCGAGGCCGTCGCCTCCGGCATGGTGAAGATCAATGTGGGCACGGCCCTCAACACGGCCTTCACGGGCGCGGCCCGCGCCTACCTGGAGGCACACCCCTCGGCGGTCGACCCCCGCAAATACCTCGTCCCGGCTCGCGAGGCGATGGCCGGGACGGTGGCGCACTTCTTGGGGCTGCTGGGCTGAACGTGGGACCGCTGAGCTGAAAGGGAACGGGGGAGGGCGGGACTACTTCCAGCCCTTCACCAGCTCCACCTGGTCGAGGTTCACGTCGCACGTGTCTCCGGTCTCGCAGGAGATCTTGATCGTGTTGGTGCCCTTGTTGAGGAGGATGTTGGCCCAGGTGTTGGTCCAGCCCTTTTCCCAGTCGCCCTCGGGGCCGTGGCCGAAGTTGTCCAGGTTCAGCTTGCGGTCCTGCATCTTGCCGTTGATGGACAGCGTGGTGGACATCTTCTTGCCGGGCACGCCGTAGTACACCTTCAGCCTGTACTTGCCGTCCTTCGGGATGCCGTTGACGGTCCAAGTCGCCGAGGCGCCCGGGTTGTTGAGGCCCGCGACATACGTGCCTGACCTGGAGCCCGGAATGGTGCTGTCGGGGGCCGTCCCACCAGCCAGCTGCAGCGCCTTCGCGTCGTCCTTCGGCAGCTCGACGTCCTCCGCGGGCTTCGACGGCTCCTCGCTGGGCTTGACGCTCTGGCCCGCGGTGGTGCCGCCGCTGGTGTCGCCGCCGGCCTCGTCGCCCTTGTCGTCGTCCCCGGTGATCAGCGCGACACCGATGCCGACGACGACCACGGCCACGACCGCGATCGCGCCGATCAGCAG
Proteins encoded in this window:
- a CDS encoding class II fructose-bisphosphate aldolase; amino-acid sequence: MPLVNTAELIAAAQAAGQGIAAFNVITLEHAEAIAEGAARAGRPAILQISENAVKFHGGNLSPIAAATAAVARASKARLSLHLDHVESVDLLRQAHPAGFSSAMFDASKLTYGDNVKATAEAVRWGHERGIWIEAELGKVGGKEGEPPLDAHAPGVRTDPAEAAAYVRDTGVDALAVAVGSSHAMTERTAALDHELIAALKTAVPVPLVLHGSSGVPDKEIREAVASGMVKINVGTALNTAFTGAARAYLEAHPSAVDPRKYLVPAREAMAGTVAHFLGLLG
- a CDS encoding 1-phosphofructokinase family hexose kinase codes for the protein MILTVTLNTALDLTYRVPRLTAHSSHRVTDVTERPGGKGLNVARVLASLGHEATVCGFAGGSTGRVLSEQLAAFAGIRDALTPCAGATRRTIAVVDDATGDTTQLNEPGPLVSAAEWRTFLTSYEELLRGASAVALCGSLPPGVPVGAYAHLIRAARTVGVPVLLDTSGEPLRRGIAARPDIVKPNADELAELTGSHDPLQATRDARRRGAHAVVASLGPGGLLAATPDGAWRVAPPARVQGNPTGAGDSAVAGLLAGLVEGEPWPARLARAVALSVATVLAPAAGEFDASAYAELLAQISSFPTPPLPESPADGSKDVLKRRTG
- the nagA gene encoding N-acetylglucosamine-6-phosphate deacetylase, whose translation is MAARKVLTGARVVLPTGTLTDGRVIVDGTKIAGHAPDDASTVDLTGHWLVPGFVDIHNHGGGGASFTSGTADDVLKGVRTHQEHGTTTLVASTVTGSMDFLAERAGFLSELAEQGDLAGIHFEGPFISPCRKGAHDETLLRDPDPADVRKLMDAARGQARMFTLATEMRGGIDSVRLLAEHGVIAAIGHTDATYEQTVEAIDAGATVATHLFNAMPHLEHRTPGPIAALLEDERVTVELINDGTHLHPAAFQLAFHHAGAKRVALITDAMDAAGFGDGEYMLGPLAVEVKDSVARLVTEDGTPGSIAGSTLTLDRAFKRAATIDKLPVESIVQAISVNPAKLLGAYDRIGSLEPGKDADLVVLDSEFALVGVMRKGEWVIEPQLG
- a CDS encoding carbohydrate-binding protein gives rise to the protein MTTPGNNGASTPEDDDPFGYLYEDGRANGATPPSGGGGYGYPGQGRTYNQVRTVGERQYGVPPQQPPAPAYDQGHYAAPETFPGGQTTRQQPLPGDQGGGRGRGGGPNTKGLLIGAIAVVAVVVVGIGVALITGDDDKGDEAGGDTSGGTTAGQSVKPSEEPSKPAEDVELPKDDAKALQLAGGTAPDSTIPGSRSGTYVAGLNNPGASATWTVNGIPKDGKYRLKVYYGVPGKKMSTTLSINGKMQDRKLNLDNFGHGPEGDWEKGWTNTWANILLNKGTNTIKISCETGDTCDVNLDQVELVKGWK